A stretch of DNA from Salvelinus fontinalis isolate EN_2023a chromosome 17, ASM2944872v1, whole genome shotgun sequence:
TTCAAGGTATATATTGCTGTTTTATTTTCCTACCTTGAGGGTTGCGTTCTCAAGGCCAATGTTTCTGTTTTCAGCATTGAGTTTTTCCCCTTTTAGCAGTAAGGCCTCATTTGCAGCAGCgaattcatctctctctttctgcagcTTCACAGTAATGTCTGCTATTTGGCTGTAATGAAACAAcaataaaaatctaaataaaatacaattttatggGTCATGTACACATACTTTGCAGCAAAATGCtgatgtttctagctccaacagtgcagtaatacccaacaattttttatttatttaactcggcaagtcagttaagaagctttatcttggccaggtcgcagttgtaaatgagaacttgttctcaactagcctacctggtaaaataaaaaaataacaaattcttattttcaatgacggcctaggaacagggggttaactgcctcgttcaggggcagaacgacagatttttaccttgtcagctcggggattcgatcttgcaatctttcggttacaagtctaacgctctaaccactaggctacctgctgccccacaatacacacaaatccccaaaataaaaataaaggaaTTAAGAAAAAAGCAATTGTCGCTTGCCCAAATACTTTCTGTGAGGAGAAGATTTGAAAAGTAaaacaaattaaaaaaataatattattTATTGCCTCAAGGACCTGGATTGACAATATGCCAGACTTTGTGTCCAGGACAAAAAATGAATACTAAGGCTTGAAATGACGTACCCTTTTAGCAGTCCTATCTGTGCATCAAGCTGTATTCTCTCATCTGTCTTCTGCTCCTGATGTCTCCTCCATGTGTCCCGCTCTGAATGAACCTCAACCAGCTGAACATCCTACATGTAATAGAACATAACATAATGCACCTTACTGGCAGTGGCAATGAACTCACCAAGAACGGGATACCCAAGTTGTGTAAAGTAGGGGACACCGTAGCTAAAGTAAAAACTGTGTTCTTATTGGTTCCCAACATTACCCATACGTACTTTTTCCCTCAGTTTCGTGTAGCATTTATCCACAGCAACTTCGAACCTCTCGGCCCTCTGTTTCTGGGAGCGGGTGGCCTTCTTCAGGACTTCTTTCTCCTGCGCTGCCTTCTCCAAAAAAACAGAGATCTCCCCCCTCAGACCATCTATCTCCAGCTTCTGTGCCGTCAACTGCCTCTCCAAACCCTGGAAAAAAGAGAGGGAACATGCACAGTGTTTAAGCTTTAAACATATCTACACACTAATTCCTAGCCTTTTTAAAACAAATAGGATTTCACTTATGGACAACGTCCATCTTGGATGGGTCGTAAATTAATATTATCCACCATTCTTTGTGAAACAGAAATGCGTCTATTTTTTGCTCTTTCTTCCCAACCCTCCCAGACATCAGACACACAGGCTGGAAGCTTCATATTTACTGGAAATTGTGTATTGTGCTTCCTCTGTGTCTTATTCTACAGATAGAATGGCTTGTCCTTACTAAGTTCTCAAATGGGACAATAAAGTGATTGATATATTCATAGACTGATGCCTGAACTTGTGTTACCCGGAGCTGCACAGTGAGACGGTTGTTGTCGGCCTCCCTGCTGCGTAGCTGGCCCTGCAGGTGAGCACGTGTGGTCTCCACAGACTTGGTGGCATGGACCGCATTCTCTGTGTTCTCCTGTGGAGCATCAAAGCAGAAAGAGATGGTGTGAGGACAATGCCTTCATTTAATTTGTACCTTTGTCAATGTTTTATCATGTACAAATATCATGTGAAATTAAAGCCCAATGCTAACCATTTCTTTCTTCCGCAAACCCATCAGTTCTTCTACCATTTGTTCTTTATCATTCAAATCTCCTTTCAAATGCTGGtggaaacaaaataacaacaaacataaaaataaaacaaatctttCCCACAGTACAATTTTCATTTGAAATGACAAATGTGTATAGTGAACAGTAGCAGATGCTTTTCTATCCAAAGTGTCTTACAAATTTAGCACACAAGTTCAGTATATGTGGCCCATGCGGGTTTGAATCAAATCCCCAACTTTAATGTAGCTGGCATCATGTTTCAACCCACTGAGCCATACTGCACTGAATGACCCTATTATCTGCCAAGGGGAGCTTAACAAACTGGCAGACCTTATAAAATCTTAAGCCTTGGCACCGCTATGTCAACATTTCAAAGCGTTTCAATACAGGTCTGGAGTAATGcttgaagttttttttttttcaccaagGGAGAAGCAATTTACCAGATTATTACACTCAGCCTGTGTAAGCTTCTTCAGTAAGAGATCGATGTGTTTGTTTGTCTCCATTCGAGACGCCTAATACAGGAAACAAAAAGTGTAGTCAAATCATATGTTAATTTAAGAAGACAAAGTTGCAATAACCCTTTACTTTAGTGCACAGGTATAATGCATTCTAATACTTGTCATAAGCATGACCCCCTTTTAAATTGCTAGCTGACAGTCCTTCAAAGTAGTAATCATTAGCCATCAGATTAGAATTGCCAACCTCTGCATCCTTCAGGTGTTGGAGTTGCTGTCGAACAGACTTGTTCATCCGTTTAAAAACCTCCAACTTGTCCAGCAGAAGGCCTCTCTGCCTTGACATCCGCCGGTTATCAGAAGCACAGTGTCTTGAGTCCTTTGTAACAGAAGGATTAATTAAATTCTGCTTTTGACACCTTAAACATTGTAAACAAATTAAAGATGTTGATATCATGTTATGCCTCTCTTAAAATAAAGACAGGTGCACTGTCTGCACATCAACTGCAAAGGACTTCACGTACGGCAAAATCGCCCTCCAGTGTTTCCTTGAATGACATGAGCTGTATGGCTGCAGAATTGGCCGCTGCTTCGGCATCCATCAATGTTTTCAATAGGGGACTTTTGTCCATGGTTGCACCATAGTCTCCATAACTACATAtaaagaaaagacagagagagggttagaaATCAGTTGGATCCACACTTAGAGCTTTGTCTGTGCAGTGTTTCTCCCAAATGCAATCGTTTTATAATGTAGATGTATAGTGTATTTTTGTGATCCCTGATGctcggtctgaacattaacatGCATCACTTGcggttttggaagcataaggaccttatctttcatatcagctcAAAATAATTTTCAAATAACAATGTTAAATTAATACACAACTTGATaggttagtgttcccacacggccatatctccatgttacagcgcttgtttacggACAACAGACGGACGACAGGAGGcgaccacctgtgctaattagttatctagctgtatggatctgtgcaaAACTGCTAGAGTAAGTGTATCTTTTTCATTTGAATGATTCTTTCTTGATGATGAAAGATAGAGGCCATATGTTTTGAAAGCCGTATGGCAAGCAATGTTTATTGACGTTTCTAAATGTTAAAACACAGCATCAGGACAGAAGGAATGGTGCCCgagaggatggctgccgttttacatgctcctaaccaactgtgctattttgttcgtttttttgttAGTTGatcaagattatcctaccaacgggacattaaaaactgtaatatcttatgtttcacagagtcgtggctaaAAGACGAcaaggataatatagagctggcgggattttccatgcaccggcagaacagggaagctacatctggtaagacaaggggtgggggGTTGCCAACTGTCCCGTATTAGTCGGGATGTCCCTTATATTGGGCTAAATTGGTTTGTCCCATACTGGACCTCCCTTGTCCCGTAAATTCATCCAATCACAGTAAAGCGTAAACTCGCCAATTCCTGCAAAGTAATTTCTGTTATTGTTCAGTCGGTTTGGCATATCAAGGATATATGGATAAACCTGCAAAAAAGAAAAGACTGTGCAgctacaacaaacaatgtgaagcaAAAAAGACGTGGGTTAAGCCCGTCAGTGGTGACTCTACAAAAGCTTTCTGTACTTTATGCGTCGGGGATTCTCAATTGGCCATGGAGGGGAGAATGACCTAACTCAGCATGCATCCACAGAAATGCACAAGGCCACGCTAGGTAAAGGTGCTAGCAAAATCGGTGCATTCTTCGTGACGTCTACTGCGGAAAAACGGACAAAACTGGAAAACACCTCTCCGTTTACCAGTTATTGAGCAGTGCCAACAATCACATTCTGAAAGCTAATTGCCCAGCTCACATAGCTCATAATGCCTGCAAGCACGCCTGCAATCAGCTGTCAGTGGATATTGAGACAATTGTTTTACAGATCTACAGCCACTTATCAGTATCTGCTTCCCGAAGAGAGGAACTGCATGCATTTTTTgcctttgttgacattgagtggcgTGAAATTCTGCAACATGTTTGCACACGATGGCTCTCTCTTCATCCAGCTGTCGATCGTCTCCTGCGAAGCTGGCGAGCTCTTACATCAAACTTCATGTCCCTTGGGGAGACCTGTCCTGTGGCACTGAAGAGTATTTTTGAGTATGAAGAAAAAGCAGAAGATGCTGAGATTTATCTGTGCTTTTTCCACAACGTGGGGTGTGTTTTTGACCAACTCGTACAAAAGCAGGAGGAAACAACGCTCTGCATCACAGATGTTTACGAGGAAGTCCAAAAGTTCAAAATGAAGATGCTTCAGCTGAAACAGGACAGTTTCTTTGGATACCTGACCAAGCAGCTGATGGACAAACAATTGTCAGCACAAAGGTCGAAGCAGCAACAGGACTTTGAAGTTCTATGACACTGTCATTACATCTATGACACTGTCATTACTGTCATTACATCAAACATGTGGTTTGATTTCTCACCAGAAAATGTAATGGTGAAACTGATCGGCCTCTATGAGGAGCTCTCCTTCACTGACCTGGAGCAGGTGGTGGTTGTCCTCAAAATTACAGAGACGGTCAGTATGGACCAACTCTATGAAGAGTTTTGTGCTAGCCGGGAGGAAATACAGAAAGCCAGACAGGATACAACAAATCCGCCAGTGAGAAGTGGGTGGCAGTTTTCCAAAACCAAGGGAAAGCCAACTTGATCAACATGTTCAGGATTGTCTCATTTGTCCTCAGTGTGCCAGGCTCAAATGCCTTTGTAGAGAGGATTTTCTGTCTGATGACCATTAAATGGTCAGACTCAAGAAACAGATGTAGCACAGAGGCTCTGTGACAGAGCTGATCAAAAATGAACTTCAATATCTGTGAACTGTGAGTTGTCATGTAATGACTTCTCTCTGGCTATGCAAAAGGAGAAAGGACTGCTTGAATCAGTCAAGAGCAGCAAAAAATAAGTAGACTTGGTGAGTGACTCATGCCCCTCATTTCCTCTTTTGCATTTGAAAGGTTGTTTTTTCGCTGTAAAGGTCCAAATTGTGATTTCTTTGATAATTTATTTTGAGGGTTATTCACATAAGTTTACATAATGATACAGTTTAAGTAAAGCTATAGACAAAATTGAatatagtgtaacgaccctgggtttataagcgcggaaatcgaccctgccgcacgagcatgctcttgcggcacagtcgatagcgcgctggactttgggctagaaggtcgagggttcgagacctgctctctgctgtttcattacaatacaaaTTATTTGCCTTTCCAATTGAATAAGAATATGAATATACACTGTATATTCATTCACACAACACCATACCCATACCACCGTGGCACCGTGCACTGGCATGTCACCTTTTGTCCCTTATTTGGTAGTGAGAAAGTTAGCAACCCTAGGTGGGGGTGTGaatatttgtcaataacagctggtgcgcgatgtctaatattaaagaagtctcgaggtattgctcgtcctgaggtagagtaccttatgataagctgtagaccaaactatctaccaagagagttctcatctatattattcgtagccgtctatttaccaccacaaaccgatactggcactaagacagcactcaaccaactctataaggccataagcaaacaagaaaattatCATCCAGAAGCGGCGTTCCTagaggccggggactttaatgcaggcaaacttaaatctgttttacatcatttccaccagcatgtcacatgtgcaaccagaggtaaaaaaactctagaccacctttactccacacacagagatgcatacaaagctctccaccgccctccatttggcaaatctgaccctaattctatcctcctgattcctgcttacaagcaaaaactaaagcaggaagcaccagtgccTCGGGCAATAAAAAAATTGttcagatgacacggatgctacgctacaggactgttttgctagcacagactggaatatgttactGGATTCATcgaatggcattgaggagtataccacctcagtcatcggcttcatcaataagtacatcaCCGACGTCGTCCcgacagtgaccatacgtacatatcccaacaagaagccatggattagaggcaacatccgcatcaagGGTAgaactgctgctttcaaggagcgggacacgaATCCGGACGCTTAAAAGAAATCCCGCTAGgtcctcagatgaaccatcaaacaggcaaagtgtcaatacaggattaagaatgtgacaaataaagtttgatttgaagttCAGATAAGGCAGTGGTAGGCGAAGCTaatggctgagaactgtagggagaaggcagaatgccGCCTAGAGATTTCGAGAGCTAACTATCCCCTAAACAAAACTGTGGCCCATAGATCTCACTAGTTGCTCTCCATCTCAGGGGTTTTAGTGTAGACGCTGCTGCGTATCCTGCTCCCTCTCCCATGCTCTGAGAAGCCATCTAGCTCATCGTCTAAAGAGTCCTGGAAGGGATCCTCAGGAGACATGGCTCTCATTTCTGCAGGGGGATGAAAGAGGACTATAGGTGTTAGTCTTACAGTTTTCCCATAATCAcatttccattttctaataaaagACACTAGACAACTGTAATGACAAGGAAATTCTGAACATGATTGATGCACTGACACAATATGATATGAGAAGATATACACAGACAATACCAGACAAGTGTATTGCAAGTATAGCTAGAATTGTAGCTAACTAACAGGTGTCATACATGGAAATTGTCCTAGGCAACATTTACCTGTTCTACTTCTCAATCAATTACTATCTCCTCTACAAACGACCCTGTAGTCACTGATTATTAGGGTACAACCAGTGCTTGTTCTTTTCACCATTAGCTATTAACTGAGCTGATCCATTTTGACCTTCAGAGCCAAGGaacagtagttagctagctacacaagCTATGGTATCTGGATACAGTATGTTAGCTGAGTTAGCTAGCAAAGGCCAGTTAGTTAGAATTACTAAAATGAAACGCAAAATCAAACCGAGTTTAGGTGATGAGGTAAGAAACATCTATGACCAAGACGTATCTAGCTAAATTGGTAAGGTGAGAtttcaaattaaatgtatttttacctTCATTCACTTTCGTGCCTCTTGTCTTGATGGAAACCCTTGTCTTGTGCTACTGTACTGTAAGATGCTTGGCGTTCGTTGCATCCATTGGTTGATTTGAGTCCCGCCTTTTTACTCGCGATAAGTGATTGGCTGAGGCATTGGGCATAAAGGCGTAACGtaaaccgatcgctgcctgctcctgcccgcctgtccaacatcactactttggacggctctgacttagaatatgtggacaactacaaatacctaggtgtctggttagactgtaaactctccttccagacccacatcaaacatctccaatccaaagtcaaatctagaattggcttcctattccgcaacaaagcatcctttactcatgctgccaaacatacccttgtaaaactgaccatcctaccaatcctcgacttcggtgatgtcatttacaaaatagcctccaaaaccctactcaataaattggatgcagtctatcacagtgccatccgttttgtcaccaaagccccatatactacccaccactgcgacctgtacactctcgttggctggccctcgcttcatactcgtcgccaaacccattggttccaggtcatctacaagaccctgctaggtaaagtccccccttatctcagctcgctggtcaccatagcagcacctacccgtagcacgcgctccagcaggtatatctctctagtcacccccaaaaccaattcttcctttggacgcctctccttccagttctctgctgccaatgactggaacgaactacaaaaatctctgaaactggaaacacctatctccctcactagctttaagcaccagctgtcagagcagctcatagattactgcacctgtacataacccatctacaatttagcccaaacaactacctctttacctactgtatttatttattaatttattttgctcctttgcaccccattatttctgtctctactttgcactttcttccaatgcaaaccaaccattccagtgttttttttagtttttattttacttgctgtgttgtactcacttcgcctccatggcctttttatatttttatttatttatacatatatctgtttgccttcacctcccttatctcacctcacttgctcacattgtatatagacttattttttatctttttcactgtattattgactatatgtttgtttttactccatgtgtaactatgtgttgttgtatgtgtcgaactgctttgctttatcttggccaggtcgcaattgtaaatgagaacgtgttctcaatttgcctacctggttaaataaaggttaaataaaaaaaataaaaaaaataaaaaaaaccctATTAGATCGTGGTTCTTGGCTAAATCAACCAAACAATGGTTGTTTGGGGTTTAACCCAGTGCTTCTCAATTATTTTCTGTTTACGCCCCCCCCTAGGCAGAAGTAAACATTTCGCGCCCCCCAACGACTATAAATGGTATCATTTGTCTATAAAATTGTTATAAGTACACCTCTGCATAACATTGTATCCTTATTAACATTAAAGAAAACGAAAAAAGAAATATAGATCAACTTACAACAAAGAATAACTTTATTAACATTGTTTTTTAGTCTGTAACAGAAAAGACTTAAAGTGCATCAATTTGccggaaatgtaaaaaaaaattcaaGCCTTAtttaaaccattttttttttgaCCATTTGATTctgaaaaataaaatataatcaataaataataatacattcaaATTGATCAGCAACATTAACTCAGGAGCACAATATATGAAACACTTTGACCTATAAAACAATTTGTGctgattttttaaaatcaaaATGAGGAAGTCAGGATTAATGGCTACAATGAGCACGTTTTGCAGAGCACAGCTTTTCGAAGCGGGGTTTGAAGCATGATACTGCAACTCTCAACTCCTGCTCAATGTTTAGCTGGGACCTGATGACAGAGaccatgtctaatgctgcaggcagtatcagctcctctgctatgtttttttttttttgtactgagCAATTTGGTACGCCACCTTATATCACCTTATATGGTACGCGCACTTATGCTAACAGTGCTCGCTGGTTTACTGAAGTAGCATTCACAAAGCGGGACGATTGTTGGCAATATTCGGCACGTTTTCGCTGAAAAAACTCAAGCGGCTTATCAGCGTGATTGGGGTGTAATGTCTTTAAGTGACGCCTTAATTTATTTGGCTTCATGCTGTCCGCTGCCAACATTTTTAGACACAGTAAACATACCGGTATTTCCTCGTCTCCCACCGTAGTCACAGTGAATCCAAGCGCTACATACGCGTCGTCATATTTTCTCGTCTTAGCTTTCGGGAGATTTACGTTTGTCTCATCTCCATCTTCTCTCCGCCTTTCTTTTCATCGCTGTTAAATATTTTTCCATGGTGTCTCTTAAGGGTTTGTTATCTGCACTTCATATCTCCTGCTCTTGTTCGGTGCCAAAAAAAAACATGTTCCCCGGGGTCACACGCGCCCCCCACTATTTGAGAAGGACTGGTTTAACCCATCCACATGCATTTTCTATATGAAATAAATATTACATCATTAACAAAATATTTTGAGTAAAACCGAAATGAAAAAAATCAACAACAAAGTAATTAAACGGGAACAACAAAGTAATGACCATGTGTAAATGAAACTGCACGGGATTCAAAAGCTGGACAGTAAAGTCACGTGATATTCAAGTTTGGAACGGACCGTTTTGATTGGACGAAGCACTTTTACAAGTTTCTCTTCTCAATTTTCGATTAAATCATAACTAACTTACCTAGTTATCGAAGAGAGTGCACACGTTTTGGTTATATTCTGAACCGTACATTTGTTTGGCATGGAGGTCATATCTCTTGACGAGGAGCTTCTTTGCGCCGTCTGCCGTGACATATTTGTCGAGCCTGTGACTTTGCCGTGCGGTCATAATTATTGTGAAGGCTGTGTGAAGCAGTTGAAAAGATCTGCGGTGAAAGTCGAAAACATCGATGTCGAGGGTGGATTCTAGAGACTGTGTATATGTTACAACTGTCCTCTTTGCCTTGCACCTTGTGTTAGTAAAacgttgacaggagaacaagaggagacaataggacgaggtggataattttataataaggccgtttaatcacatgtaaagatatcttagtaaaatcttgcagcaaggctctttctgtctgactcctattgaatcgtccgggaaagagaGTAGTTTCAagaattgtacagtactatttagacaacaagcaaagtaggtagatctgcgagtctggccttccgattggtcgatctgggtcttgggtagtcctgatcaggcctggtgtccacgttccattggttcctgagatagttctttgtcctgggctccaaccatgggttgagtgtgttctgtggttattatgggggaggggaattatgtgtgtctgtagttggcgtcttaagtccagcatatgtccaagagaaatgaggagtatgtgtatttttgtataatatatggcttatgttgaagtgtagttattgctagtttccagtctctattacaatttcttacacttGCGATTCAACGTTAAACTTGAAAAATAACGTTGTACTTAACAACATAATTGAAAAGTACCACAGTAAACGTGCAAGCGGTGTCGACTGCACTGTCTGCAAAGGTGATCAGAGGATGTTCGCAGAAAAGAGTTGTGTCAGCTGCGAAGAGTCATATTGCACCGTTCACATCATACCACACTTGGAGAACGCTGTACTGCGCCAACACGTTCTGGTGAGCCCGATGGGCGACACTAGCAGACTCTGCAAAGAGCACGGGAAGGAACAGGAACTTTACTGCGAGACAGACCAGACCCCCCTGTGTGCCTACTGCATGCTACCTGCGGAGGCCAAGCACAGGGATGGGCACAACGTTGTGAAACTGGCAGATGCGCTGGATACTTTAAGGGTGAGGTGGTGTCTCATATTTTCATTTTGGTCACTTGTGCATTCATGGAAGATACTTTGAGTTTGCGCTATTTTCAGAAAATCTATTAGAATGCATCTTGTTAATTGGTAAATCACTAATTAATCAATGGTATGTCTTTAATTGTTTTGATAGGGGAACTGTCAAGTCAAACTTCAGGGTATTAAAGAGAGGCTGACTGAAGTAAAGAATGGCCTGGCAAAAATTGATGAAGCTGCTTCGTGTTCCAAGGTAACACAGATCCTATCATGTTGACTATGTCAGCAAGAAAATTAACCCAAACCCCACATGATAGGAATTAGGCAAATGTTGATGCTCCCCTCACCACTTCCGTTAAACTAGTCTGAATAGTGAGTGCATGTAGTGGCAGACTTATTAGAcaactaacacggaacccaaaccggctgcgcgtgtgcgccatcgtgcatacatttattttgtccccccacaccaaacacgatcacgacaagcaggttaaaatatcaaaacaaactctgaaccaatgacattaatttggggacaggttgaaaaccattaaacatttatggcaatttatattgcacttgctagctaatttgtcctgggatataaacattaggttattttacttgaaatgcacaaggtcctctactccgacaattaatccacacataaaaattGAATAATTTCTAGTCAGCTCtcatccttccaggctttttcatcatttaacttatatggtgattggcatctaaactttaaTAGTAATACCATGACAACCGGCAACacttcatctttcaatcacccacgtgggtataaccaatgaggagatgggagaggcaggacttgcagcgcgatctgcgtcagaaataggaatgacttctattttagcccttggcagcaacgcagacgcttgttggcgcgagcagtgtgggtgcaataattgaataccATAGAttcatacatttattttgcaatgctcgcgACGTGAGCAGTGTCGTCAGCGTTGCAATAAATGAATGCACGATGGTGCATGcgcacagccggtttgggttccgtgtaaggcaATTGCCTGGGGCCTGACATCAGGCGGCCTCGTGAACTTGGCATAACTAATGTATTATTAAACAAAATGATCTTGCAATCCTACTCCACTTGAGGTCCTACTTCACTCGTGAATAATCTCCCTGGTGTGCTATTATAGTGCTTGTGACAAATGGATTGGTGTCT
This window harbors:
- the LOC129813777 gene encoding outer dense fiber protein 2-like isoform X5, whose amino-acid sequence is MRAMSPEDPFQDSLDDELDGFSEHGRGSRIRSSVYTKTPEMESNYYGDYGATMDKSPLLKTLMDAEAAANSAAIQLMSFKETLEGDFADSRHCASDNRRMSRQRGLLLDKLEVFKRMNKSVRQQLQHLKDAEASRMETNKHIDLLLKKLTQAECNNLHLKGDLNDKEQMVEELMGLRKKEMENTENAVHATKSVETTRAHLQGQLRSREADNNRLTVQLRGLERQLTAQKLEIDGLRGEISVFLEKAAQEKEVLKKATRSQKQRAERFEVAVDKCYTKLREKDVQLVEVHSERDTWRRHQEQKTDERIQLDAQIGLLKGQIADITVKLQKERDEFAAANEALLLKGEKLNAENRNIGLENATLKASTAGLELQLVHSEAALKEESTMLQERKDQAEQDQSQVAELQMEVDDLRIKLESVLRETENIREGREAEVEKVESQGEKMRSSLDMKESILEANSQLQQKVDALQKQMEELQGENQGLVRRLAGQEDALRYSSRHLEQRSADCQALNRELEAALADVRQQVSNVKDKAVSRESSFQTKILELEAEKSRRENELKQMKQSNHLAEKKFEVRLKDLQLSLDQSESHKQSIQNYVDFLKNSYATMFDEGLPPATSSFESSYFLK